A stretch of DNA from Leptolyngbyaceae cyanobacterium:
TCTTAGCGGACTTGATAATTTTCCCAGCTGGTTAAAAGAGAGTGGGCTGTCTGTGATCGAACGCTTAAAGCAGGACTTAAAAAATGACCTGATCGCAGGTTTACTGGTAGTAATTCCTTTGGCTACCACCATTTGGCTGACGATTACGATCGCGACTTGGGTGATCGAGTTTCTCACTAGCGTTCCCAAGCAACTCAATCCGTTCGATGACCTGCATCCTATCCTAGTCAACTTGCTGAATTTAGCAGTGGGGCTAGCTGTCCCGCTGTTTTTTATTCTGCTAATTGGCTTGATGGCACGCAATATCGCGGGGCGATGGTTATTAGAAGTAGGCGAACGCCTCCTGCAAGCCATTCCTTTAGCAGGTGCAGTTTACAAAACTCTCAAACAACTTCTAGAAACCCTGCTCAAGGATTCTAATGGAAAATTTCGGCGCGTGGTATTAGTAGAGTATCCGCGTCGGGGCATCTGGGCGATCGCTTTCGTGACGGGAACCTTAAGCGCTCAGATGCAGGCGCATCTGTCTAACTCTTCCATGTTGAGCGTGTTCATCCCGACAACTCCAAACCCCACCACGGGTTGGTATGCGATCGTACCAGAAGAGGAAGTTGTAGACCTCGCGATGTCTGTAGAAGATGCCTTCAAAGTAATAGTTTCTGGTGGCATCGTCAGCCCTAATCCCTTAACTCCCTTATCATCATCTTCTCTACCGCGCTTACAAGAGCGAAAGCTCGAACAGCCTATGCTTGAGGAAAGATGAAGCGAACTTCAAAATTTGTCAAATTTTCAGATGATTAAGGGGTAATTGCTGATAAGCGACTAAAAATCTGGATGGTAAATCGTCATTTCTTAATTATCGATCCGAATAAACTTCCTAGTCCTTATTTATCATTTCCCCCCTCGCCACTTTGATTTCCAATTATATATAACTAAAATTCCATGCAATCCCGTCGAATTGCTCGTGAATTGGCTCTCCTAAGCCTTTCACAGCTACCTGGCAATCCAGAAAAACTTTCCTCTCAGCAATTAAACGATATTTTAGTTGCCGCGATTCGGACTCTGACTACAGAAGTTCAAGATGCTTTAGAAACTGCATCTGCCGAATTACAACGCAGTACCGATCGCCTATTGAGTAGCGAAATTCGCGCCGTCGATGTCCAAAGCGCCAAAGCAATGGTCAGCGAAGCGATCGAACTGGCTCAAACAGCGATCAACCGAGTTGGTGCTTCTGTGGAATTACCGGAATTTATTCAACTCTCCAATCAAGTAGAGGTACGGGAATACGCACTACAAATTATTCGTACCGTCAATGTCAAGCGATCGGACGTAGATCGACTATTGACCCAAGCAATGGTAGATTGGCAATTAAATCGCCTAGCTCGGATCGATCGCGATATTCTGCGAATCGCAGTCTGCGAAATCATGTTTTTAGGGATTCCCGAACGAGTATCGATTAACGAAGCAGTAGAGCTAGCAAAACGGTACAGTGGAGAAGAAGGGCATCGATTCATTAATGGGGTTTTGCGTCGAGTCAGCGACCAACTCAAAGCTGAATCTCCTCTCGGTTAAAACTTTCAATTCCAAGCAACAGTAGTTCTGGCAACCATTCAGTAGGTGCTATGGTTTTTAATTGGTTCCGGCGTCAGTTTAGCGACACAAAAGAAGAAAATCAAAATCAACAGACAGAAACAGTTCAGGAAAAACCAACCGTACCGTCACCTGAACCTGAAACTGAAACCACTCAAGCTCAATCTCAGCAAGTGGCTGAAGATTATCTAGCTTGGGCAAAAGCTGCCTACAAAAATATTCAAACACGGCAACATTCAGAAGAAACGCCAGCCGAAACAGAACTAACCACACCTGCTGAAACTGAAGTAACTCCGGAAGTAGAGATACCGAGATCGGAAGTTACTTCTCCTTCGGAGTTGGAAACAACCCCAGCTACAGAAGAAATAGAAACAACCATAACTGAAGTTGCTGATTCTACTGAAGTAGAAGCAGAATCCGTTGTCGAGGTAGCAGAACCGATCGCAACTGTTGCTATAGAAACAACTACAGATATATCTGAAACTGCTGATTTAAAATCATCCGCAGCAATAGAAGCCCAACCGCAGACAACTGTTACTACTCCTCAGCCAGAAATAGAACAAACCTCAGAAGCAGTAGTCACGGAAACAACTGCTGCGACAACGGCATCGTCTGAGATTTCTCCAGCAGTAGAAACAGTAGAAGTAGAAGAGGCGACAACCGCTACAGAAACTGCCGCAGTACCATTTTGGGCGCGAGATGACCGACAAGCCAGGTTAGAACGGCTCAAAGCCACAGCTATAGAAGAACCAGAACCAGAAGTTCAGCCTGCGGTAGTAGCTGAAGCTCCCAGCATAGAAGAAATATCCGGACTTGCTTTTGATGAAGGGTTCTTGTGGTCGGCAGAAGTTCTCGCTGCTCAAGGGCGTCGTCCGGAAGATGTTTCGATCGAAGAAATTACTTGGCTCAAAAAGCTCCGCCAAGGCTTAGACAAAACTCGCCGTAACATCCTCAACCAACTGAAGGCAATTGTTGGCCAAGGGCCGCTCA
This window harbors:
- the ftsY gene encoding signal recognition particle-docking protein FtsY, with the protein product MVFNWFRRQFSDTKEENQNQQTETVQEKPTVPSPEPETETTQAQSQQVAEDYLAWAKAAYKNIQTRQHSEETPAETELTTPAETEVTPEVEIPRSEVTSPSELETTPATEEIETTITEVADSTEVEAESVVEVAEPIATVAIETTTDISETADLKSSAAIEAQPQTTVTTPQPEIEQTSEAVVTETTAATTASSEISPAVETVEVEEATTATETAAVPFWARDDRQARLERLKATAIEEPEPEVQPAVVAEAPSIEEISGLAFDEGFLWSAEVLAAQGRRPEDVSIEEITWLKKLRQGLDKTRRNILNQLKAIVGQGPLNQAAVMEIEALLLQADVGVEATDYIIGELQSKLREEALPPEQAIAYLKQILRNMLEAPLKKSHKVSFVPEKETFNIWLMTGVNGAGKTTTIGKIAHLADKSGYKCLIAAADTFRAAAVEQVKVWGQRSGVEVVANPGKNTDPAAVVFDAIAAAKSRGTELLLVDTAGRLQNKKNLMEELTKIRRIIDKKASDAHVESLLVLDATLGQNGLRQAQVFSEAAKLSGVVLTKLDGTAKGGVALAVVKQLGLPIRFIGAGEGIEDLRPFSSYEFVEALLSG
- a CDS encoding DUF502 domain-containing protein, whose translation is MIERLKQDLKNDLIAGLLVVIPLATTIWLTITIATWVIEFLTSVPKQLNPFDDLHPILVNLLNLAVGLAVPLFFILLIGLMARNIAGRWLLEVGERLLQAIPLAGAVYKTLKQLLETLLKDSNGKFRRVVLVEYPRRGIWAIAFVTGTLSAQMQAHLSNSSMLSVFIPTTPNPTTGWYAIVPEEEVVDLAMSVEDAFKVIVSGGIVSPNPLTPLSSSSLPRLQERKLEQPMLEER
- the nusB gene encoding transcription antitermination factor NusB, which produces MQSRRIARELALLSLSQLPGNPEKLSSQQLNDILVAAIRTLTTEVQDALETASAELQRSTDRLLSSEIRAVDVQSAKAMVSEAIELAQTAINRVGASVELPEFIQLSNQVEVREYALQIIRTVNVKRSDVDRLLTQAMVDWQLNRLARIDRDILRIAVCEIMFLGIPERVSINEAVELAKRYSGEEGHRFINGVLRRVSDQLKAESPLG